AGGTGCATACACTAGTTAGAATGTTGGTCATGAGTATAAATCATTATTAAATCAGGTGTAACCAATCCGTGAAGCTATACATTTACCATACTCCAGAGTCAACTCCAGTACATGAAGTACCAGAATGCGCGATCGCAGTTGACGTGCTGCGAGCCACGACTACGATAGCGACAGTCTTGTCTGCTGGAGGCGAAGCCGTCGAAGCTTTCAGCGATTTGGATAAACTGATGATTGAGAGTGAAAAATGGTCTCCTGAAAAACGCTTGCGAGCAGGAGAAAGGGGTGGTGCAAAAGTCCCTGGCTTTGATTTGGGTAACTCTCCTCTTGATTGTACGCCGGAATTAGTACAAGGACGGCGTTTGTTCATTAGTACCACTAACGGCACTCGGACATTACAAAGAATAGAAAACGCTAAAACTGTACTAACGGCTGCTTTTATTAACCGCGCTGCAGTCGTGCAATACCTTGTAGAAAAACAACCAGAAACAGTTTGGATCGTGGGATCGGGTTGGGAAGGCAGTTTTTCT
This genomic interval from Scytonema hofmannii PCC 7110 contains the following:
- a CDS encoding 2-phosphosulfolactate phosphatase family protein gives rise to the protein MKLYIYHTPESTPVHEVPECAIAVDVLRATTTIATVLSAGGEAVEAFSDLDKLMIESEKWSPEKRLRAGERGGAKVPGFDLGNSPLDCTPELVQGRRLFISTTNGTRTLQRIENAKTVLTAAFINRAAVVQYLVEKQPETVWIVGSGWEGSFSLEDTACAGAIAHSVLQHTKLSPDEVAGNDEVISAIALYSQWQDNLLGLFHHASHGKRLLRLECHEDLKYCSQEDILDVLPMQEKPGVLKSY